A window of the Ostrea edulis chromosome 1, xbOstEdul1.1, whole genome shotgun sequence genome harbors these coding sequences:
- the LOC125664015 gene encoding thromboxane A2 receptor-like yields the protein MSNHTAAEYQICNMTTIEASWVPTALEFLFGICSNAAAMLLIWLNRREHKWSSFYKMFTALVITDFTGVLVTFPFALKRYSSNFHYCFSTYQCELVSFAMVDAHLAAALLICAMSVDRLIVLTIPRFLRNPIAGKRYTLVVILIWLISSVVAMLQLVGVGSAQLYYPGSWCYFDFIDIKNAGDFFMSYFYSITGLLLVLITLIANTFTMCKICLDPHARGTLLDSSLVSGYYDYHVMVFIIAVTVCFVVIYTPLYIDIFLHAAGIRNGNDSHEMWYERLTFLNAIIDPWLYIVLRKESIRKLVAFYKIFQRPKPPENVSLLP from the exons ATGTCAAACCACACAGCAGCCGAGTATCAGATCTGCAATATGACTACCATTGAGGCTTCCTGGGTGCCCACAGCTCTGGAATTCCTCTTCGGTATATGTAGTAATGCCGCGGCAATGCTCTTAATCTGGCTAAATAGAAGAGAACACAAATGGTCATCTTTCTACAAGATGTTTACAGCTCTAGTCATCACTGATTTTACGGGGGTTCTCGTCACATTTCCTTTCGCTCTTAAGCGGTACAGCTCTAACTTCCACTACTGTTTTTCAACCTATCAATGTGAGTTAGTATCCTTTGCTATGGTGGATGCTCATTTAGCCGCTGCCTTGTTAATCTGTGCGATGTCTGTCGACAGACTGATTGTTCTTACAATACCAAGGTTTCTGCGGAATCCAATTGCTGGAAAAAGATACACACTCGTGGTAATATTGATATGGTTGATCTCCTCCGTCGTCGCCATGTTACAATTGGTTGGTGTCGGATCAGCTCAATTGTACTATCCTGGGTCCTGGTGTTACTTCGAtttcattgatataaaaaatgctggTGACTTCTTCATGTCCTATTTTTATTCGATTACTGGATTACTACTAGTGTTAATTACTTTAATAGCAAACACCTTTACAATGTGTAAAATCTGTCTGGACCCTCATGCCAGAGGAACACTTTTGGATTCTAGTTTAGTGTCGGGATATTACGACTACCACGTCATGGTTTTCATCATTGCAGTCACAGTGTGTTTTGTAGTGATATATACCCCATTATAT ATTGATATATTTCTACATGCCGCAGGAATTAGAAACGGAAACGATTCTCATGAGATGTGGTATGAACGTCTGACTTTCCTGAATGCCATCATCGACCCATGGCTGTACATTGTTCTCAGGAAGGAGTCAATTAGAAAATTAGTcgcattttacaaaatttttcAAAGACCAAAACCACCCGAGAATGTATCGTTGCTTCCGTGA
- the LOC125664017 gene encoding prostaglandin E2 receptor EP4 subtype-like isoform X1: MDINVTPSYDFPLCYRNDTATSWVPTSMEFFFGVFGNFIALILLWINRHDHRWDSFYKLFTGLVITDFIGVIVVYPIATIRYASDFTWCYPKNLCKFVSFIFVDAHLSGALLICAMAVDRFMYSVSNTISNRTYTFILIGIWIIASLVSLLHLIGVGQSNLYFPGSWCYFDFINDTTGNRIMSYLYSIFGFIIVFVTILMYVITMIRICRNPERSGYFLDANRVSGYYDSHVMVFMTAVTVLFVILWTPFLVDVFLHATNIRTQHDNNKVELWLVRNAVNNAMLDPWLYIVLRKESLRKFVLFYRKCRGASDPQQMKKPGVDETDILLPK; encoded by the exons ATGGATATAAACGTCACTCCCAGCTATGATTTTCCTCTTTGTTATAGAAATGATACAGCCACGTCCTGGGTACCTACGTCAATGGAATTCTTCTTTGGAGTGTTTGGTAATTTCATTGCCCTCATCCTACTTTGGATCAACCGCCATGATCACCGCTGGGACTCGTTCTACAAGCTCTTTACTGGTTTAGTCATTACTGACTTCATTGGAGTAATCGTCGTTTACCCTATAGCAACGATTAGATACGCCTCGGATTTCACGTGGTGTTACCCGAAAAATCTGTGTAAATTCgtttctttcatttttgtcgATGCTCATTTATCGGGGGCGTTACTAATATGTGCCATGGCTGTGGACAGATTCATGTATTCAGTGAGTAATACGATCTCAAACAGGACCTATACCTTCATTTTGATAGGTATATGGATTATCGCGAGTTTGGTATCCCTATTACACCTTATTGGTGTTGGACAATCTAATTTATACTTTCCCGGATCATGGTGTTACTTCGACTTCATAAATGATACGACCGGAAATCGCATTATGTCGTACCTTTATTCTATATTTGGTTTTATCATCGTATTTGTTACCATTCTCATGTACGTTATTACAATGATTCGCATCTGTAGAAACCCAGAAAGAAGTGGTTATTTTCTGGACGCCAATCGAGTTTCCGGATACTACGACTCTCATGTTATGGTTTTCATGACTGCTGTTACCGTGCTGTTTGTTATCTTATGGACTCCTTTCCTA GTGGACGTATTCTTACACGCTACCAATATCAGAACACAGCACGATAATAACAAAGTAGAATTATGGCTTGTTCGAAATGCTGTCAACAACGCCATGCTGGATCCATGGCTATATATTGTGCTTAGAAAGGAATCCCTGCgaaaatttgttttgttttatcgcAAATGCAGAGGGGCGTCAGATCCTCAACAGATGAAAAAACCAGGAGTTGACGAAACGGACATTTTGCTTCCGAAATAG
- the LOC125664017 gene encoding prostaglandin E2 receptor EP4 subtype-like isoform X4, with the protein MDINVTPSYDFPLCYRNDTATSWVPTSMEFFFGVFGNFIALILLWINRHDHRWDSFYKLFTGLVITDFIGVIVVYPIATIRYASDFTWCYPKNLCKFVSFIFVDAHLSGALLICAMAVDRFMYSKPRKKWLFSGRQSSFRILRLSCYGFHDCCYRAVCYLMDSFPILISNKGPDS; encoded by the exons ATGGATATAAACGTCACTCCCAGCTATGATTTTCCTCTTTGTTATAGAAATGATACAGCCACGTCCTGGGTACCTACGTCAATGGAATTCTTCTTTGGAGTGTTTGGTAATTTCATTGCCCTCATCCTACTTTGGATCAACCGCCATGATCACCGCTGGGACTCGTTCTACAAGCTCTTTACTGGTTTAGTCATTACTGACTTCATTGGAGTAATCGTCGTTTACCCTATAGCAACGATTAGATACGCCTCGGATTTCACGTGGTGTTACCCGAAAAATCTGTGTAAATTCgtttctttcatttttgtcgATGCTCATTTATCGGGGGCGTTACTAATATGTGCCATGGCTGTGGACAGATTCATGTATTCA AAACCCAGAAAGAAGTGGTTATTTTCTGGACGCCAATCGAGTTTCCGGATACTACGACTCTCATGTTATGGTTTTCATGACTGCTGTTACCGTGCTGTTTGTTATCTTATGGACTCCTTTCCTA TCTTAATCAGCAATAAAGGACCGGATTCCTGA
- the LOC125664017 gene encoding prostaglandin E2 receptor EP4 subtype-like isoform X3, translating into MDINVTPSYDFPLCYRNDTATSWVPTSMEFFFGVFGNFIALILLWINRHDHRWDSFYKLFTGLVITDFIGVIVVYPIATIRYASDFTWCYPKNLCKFVSFIFVDAHLSGALLICAMAVDRFMYSKPRKKWLFSGRQSSFRILRLSCYGFHDCCYRAVCYLMDSFPSGRILTRYQYQNTAR; encoded by the exons ATGGATATAAACGTCACTCCCAGCTATGATTTTCCTCTTTGTTATAGAAATGATACAGCCACGTCCTGGGTACCTACGTCAATGGAATTCTTCTTTGGAGTGTTTGGTAATTTCATTGCCCTCATCCTACTTTGGATCAACCGCCATGATCACCGCTGGGACTCGTTCTACAAGCTCTTTACTGGTTTAGTCATTACTGACTTCATTGGAGTAATCGTCGTTTACCCTATAGCAACGATTAGATACGCCTCGGATTTCACGTGGTGTTACCCGAAAAATCTGTGTAAATTCgtttctttcatttttgtcgATGCTCATTTATCGGGGGCGTTACTAATATGTGCCATGGCTGTGGACAGATTCATGTATTCA AAACCCAGAAAGAAGTGGTTATTTTCTGGACGCCAATCGAGTTTCCGGATACTACGACTCTCATGTTATGGTTTTCATGACTGCTGTTACCGTGCTGTTTGTTATCTTATGGACTCCTTTCCTA GTGGACGTATTCTTACACGCTACCAATATCAGAACACAGCACGATAA
- the LOC125664017 gene encoding prostaglandin E2 receptor EP4 subtype-like isoform X2: MDINVTPSYDFPLCYRNDTATSWVPTSMEFFFGVFGNFIALILLWINRHDHRWDSFYKLFTGLVITDFIGVIVVYPIATIRYASDFTWCYPKNLCKFVSFIFVDAHLSGALLICAMAVDRFMYSVSNTISNRTYTFILIGIWIIASLVSLLHLIGVGQSNLYFPGSWCYFDFINDTTGNRIMSYLYSIFGFIIVFVTILMYVITMIRICRNPERSGYFLDANRVSGYYDSHVMVFMTAVTVLFVILWTPFLS; this comes from the exons ATGGATATAAACGTCACTCCCAGCTATGATTTTCCTCTTTGTTATAGAAATGATACAGCCACGTCCTGGGTACCTACGTCAATGGAATTCTTCTTTGGAGTGTTTGGTAATTTCATTGCCCTCATCCTACTTTGGATCAACCGCCATGATCACCGCTGGGACTCGTTCTACAAGCTCTTTACTGGTTTAGTCATTACTGACTTCATTGGAGTAATCGTCGTTTACCCTATAGCAACGATTAGATACGCCTCGGATTTCACGTGGTGTTACCCGAAAAATCTGTGTAAATTCgtttctttcatttttgtcgATGCTCATTTATCGGGGGCGTTACTAATATGTGCCATGGCTGTGGACAGATTCATGTATTCAGTGAGTAATACGATCTCAAACAGGACCTATACCTTCATTTTGATAGGTATATGGATTATCGCGAGTTTGGTATCCCTATTACACCTTATTGGTGTTGGACAATCTAATTTATACTTTCCCGGATCATGGTGTTACTTCGACTTCATAAATGATACGACCGGAAATCGCATTATGTCGTACCTTTATTCTATATTTGGTTTTATCATCGTATTTGTTACCATTCTCATGTACGTTATTACAATGATTCGCATCTGTAGAAACCCAGAAAGAAGTGGTTATTTTCTGGACGCCAATCGAGTTTCCGGATACTACGACTCTCATGTTATGGTTTTCATGACTGCTGTTACCGTGCTGTTTGTTATCTTATGGACTCCTTTCCTA TCTTAA
- the LOC125664014 gene encoding prostaglandin E2 receptor EP4 subtype-like isoform X3, with the protein MESLTKTYDFPLCYRNDTATSWVPASMEFFFGVFGNFIALILLWISRHEHRWDSFYKLFTGLVITDFIGIAIVYPIVTIRYASDFTWCYPENLCKFISFVFVDAHLSGALLICAMAVDRFMYSMSNTISNRTYTFILIGIWIIASLVSLLHLIGVGQSNLYFPGSWCYFDFINDTTGNRIMSYLYSIFGFIIVFVTTLMYVITMIRICRDPERSGYLLDANRVSGYYDSHVMVFITAVTVLFVILWTPLLVDVFLHATNIRTQHDNNKVELWLLRNAVNNAILDPWLYIVLRKESLRKIVLFYRKCRGASDPQELN; encoded by the exons ATGGAGAGCTTGACTAAAACCTATGATTTTCCTCTTTGTTACAGAAATGATACGGCCACGTCCTGGGTACCCGCGTCTATGGAATTCTTCTTTGGGGTGTTTGGTAATTTCATTGCTCTAATCCTACTTTGGATCAGCCGCCATGAACACCGCTGGGACTCATTCTACAAGCTCTTTACTGGTTTGGTTATTACTGACTTTATCGGAATAGCCATCGTTTACCCCATTGTAACGATTAGATACGCTTCGGATTTCACCTGGTGTTACCCGGAAAATCTGTGTAAATTCATCTCTTTCGTGTTTGTTGATGCTCATTTATCGGGGGCGTTACTAATCTGTGCCATGGCTGTGGACAGATTCATGTATTCAATGAGCAATACGATCTCAAACAGGACCTATACCTTCATTTTGATAGGTATATGGATTATCGCGAGTTTGGTATCCCTGCTACACCTTATTGGTGTTGGACAATCTAATTTATACTTTCCCGGATCATGGTGTTACTTCGACTTCATAAATGATACGACCGGAAATCGCATAATGTCGTACCTTTATTCTATATTTGGTTTTATCATCGTATTTGTTACCACCCTCATGTACGTTATTACAATGATTCGCATCTGTAGAGACCCAGAAAGAAGTGGTTATTTGCTGGACGCCAATCGAGTTTCCGGATACTATGATTCTCATGTTATGGTTTTCATAACAGCTGTCACCGTGCTGTTTGTCATTTTATGGACTCCTCTCTTA GTGGACGTATTCTTACACGCTACCAATATCAGAACACAGCACGATAATAACAAAGTAGAGTTGTGGCTTCTTCGAAATGCTGTCAACAATGCCATTCTGGATCCATGGCTATACATTGTGCTCAGAAAGGAGTCCCTGcgaaaaattgttttgttttatcgcAAATGCAGAGGGGCGTCAGATCCTCAAGAATTGAACTAA
- the LOC125664013 gene encoding anti-sigma-I factor RsgI6-like, translating to MHVFFLVLCCLSSVVCFADEAVEYIRNADFESTHFAGNWICADCTMTSYTSDVYHGSKCIKVTNRHHFWSAPQTITHVTPGHNYVAKMHFKLLNMESGSTTVEVDLMATVHTHGRDHRVKVARLPYQQLRYGWSEISGDFFVPAGSTTVKLFLQVAKPSINYLLDYCSLQQIPHNPHWYSDAATRIASLRKAPVSLRIAHGTNAEGITVQLVQKRHEFPFGTAVRAALLIDGLHQDYANFIYHNFNWAVLENILKWRLMEWTQGHPKFDTAEKAISTLRSHGLPVRGHNMFWATDGHSPNWLGGKSQSDFITEMKRHISDVVSHTNGTLDHWDVYNEALHGRYYEEHSGDPDIINKMFNWIHVAEPQSKLFLNDFNIVNSNMYTTALKNQGLQLLKDGIPVDGIGIQSHFHGSNIDMDVLKYRLDKVAEAGLKLWITELTILESNSTKKAAALEDVLTLYYSHPAVEGIMLWGFWDGAAFDTRISLFTGSKITANAAGQKYLDLVRNTWWTQYSHDLTAGQILHTSVFSGSYTLVVKHNGNIIHQENLVIDTTGKDIAVHVTDDHHVSQIAFG from the exons ATGCACGTATTCTTTCTTGTATTGTGTTGTCTCTCTTCTGTCGTGTGTTTTGCTGATGAAGCGGTTGAGTATATTCGGAACGCAGATTTTGAAAGCACACATTTTGCCGGGAACTGGATTTGTGCTGATTGTACAATGACGTCATACACATCAGACGTTTACCATGGCAGTAAATGCATCAAAGTAACAAACAG GCACCATTTTTGGTCGGCGCCACAGACAATTACGCATGTGACTCCTGGCCATAACTATGTCGCCAAGATGCATTTCAAGCTGCTCAATATGGAGAGTGGCTCAACCACTGTAGAGGTAGATCTCATGGCCACGGTGCACACCCATG GAAGAGATCACCGAGTGAAGGTCGCGAGATTACCTTATCAACAGCTCAGGTACGGGTGGTCAGAGATTAGCGGGGATTTCTTCGTACCAGCAG GCTCGACAACTGTGAAACTATTCCTGCAAGTAGCTAAGCCCTCTATCAACTACCTCCTGGATTATTGTAGTTTACAACAAATTCCCCACAATCCACACTGGTATAGCGACGCTGCTACACGAATAGCCAGCTTAAGAAAGGCGCCGGTATCTCTCAG GATTGCACATGGAACAAACGCGGAAGGTATAACAGTTCAG CTAGTTCAGAAAAGACACGAATTCCCGTTCGGAACTGCTGTGAGAGCCGCTCTGTTGATAGATGGCTTACATCAGGACTACGCAAACTTTATCTACCACAACTTTAACTGGGCTGTTTTGGAAAATATCCTAAAGTGGAGACTAATGGAGTGGACGCAA GGACATCCAAAATTTGATACGGCTGAAAAGGCAATTTCTACTTTGAGGTCACATGG ATTACCTGTACGAGGACACAATATGTTTTGGGCTACCGATGGGCACTCACCGAATTGGTTAGGAGGAAAGTCGCAGTCCGATTTCATCACTGAAATGAAACGTCATATCAGTGACGTAGTGTCACACACTAACGGAAC TCTAGATCATTGGGACGTTTATAACGAGGCACTACATGGGCGTTATTATGAGGAGCACTCTGGAGACCCTGATATCATTAATAAGATGTTCAACTGGATTCACGTCGCTGAACCCCAGTCTAAATTGTTCCTTAATGACTTTAACATAGTGAATTCTAATATGTATACTACA GCTTTGAAAAACCAAGGATTACAGCTACTTAAAGACGGGATTCCGGTCGACGGAATTGGTATTCAGAGTCATTTTCATGGTTCGAATATCGACATGGACGTATTAAAG TACAGATTGGATAAAGTGGCAGAAGCTGGTTTGAAACTATGGATAACTGAACTTACGATTTTGGAATCAAACAGCACGAAAAAAGCTGCGGCTCTAGAAGATGTGCTGACTCTTTACTACAGTCATCCGGCGGTAGAAGGTATTATGTTGTGGGGATTCTGGGATGGAGCTGCTTTTGATACCAGGATATCGCTGTTTACAGGATCTAAAATAACT GCGAATGCTGCTGGACAGAAATATTTAGACTTGGTGAGGAACACGTGGTGGACACAGTACTCACACGACCTAACTGCCGGTCAAATACTACACACTTCTGTGTTTAGTGGAAGTTATACGTTAGTTGTTAAACATAATGGAAATATCATTCACCAGGAAAATCTGGTTATTGACACCACAGGAAAGGATATTGCAGTTCACGTTACAG atgaccacCACGTTTCTCAGATTGCGTTTGGTTAA
- the LOC125665362 gene encoding thromboxane A2 receptor-like, which yields MSNHTAAEYQICNMTTIEASWVPTALEFLFGICSNAAAMLLIWLNRREHKWSSFYKMFTALVITDFMGVLFTFPFALKRYSSGFDYCFSIHQCEFISFAMVDAHLAAALLICAMSVDRLIVLTIPRFLRNPIAGKRYTLVVILIWLISSVVAMLQLVGVGSAQLYYPGSWCYFDFIDIEHNAGDFFMSYFYSITGLLIVLITLIANTCTMCKICLDPHARGTLLDSSLVSGYYDYHVMIFIIAVTVCFVATCTPFYIDIFLHAVRIRNENDSHEMWFERLTFLNAIIDPWLYIVLRKESIRKLVAFFRTFRRRKPPENVSLLL from the exons ATGTCAAACCACACAGCAGCCGAGTATCAGATCTGCAATATGACTACCATTGAGGCTTCCTGGGTGCCCACAGCTCTGGAATTCCTCTTCGGTATATGTAGTAATGCCGCGGCAATGCTCTTAATCTGGCTAAATAGAAGAGAACACAAATGGTCATCTTTCTACAAGATGTTTACAGCTCTGGTCATCACTGATTTTATGGGGGTTCTCTTCACATTTCCTTTCGCTCTCAAGCGGTACAGCTCTGGATTCGACTACTGTTTTTCCATCCATCAATGCGAGTTTATATCCTTTGCCATGGTGGATGCTCATTTAGCCGCTGCCTTGTTAATCTGTGCGATGTCTGTCGACAGACTGATTGTTCTTACAATACCAAGGTTTCTGCGGAATCCAATTGCTGGAAAAAGATACACACTCGTGGTAATATTGATATGGTTGATCTCCTCCGTCGTCGCCATGTTACAACTAGTTGGTGTCGGATCAGCTCAATTGTACTATCCTGGGTCCTGGTGTTACTTCGATTTCATAGATATAGAACATAATGCCGGTGACTTCTTCATGTCCTATTTTTATTCGATTACTGGATTACTAATAGTATTAATTACTTTAATAGCAAACACCTGTACAATGTGTAAAATCTGTCTGGACCCCCATGCCAGAGGAACACTTTTGGATTCTAGTCTAGTGTCGGGATATTACGACTACCACGTCATGATTTTCATCATTGCAGTCACAGTGTGTTTTGTGGCTACATGTACCCCATTCTAC ATTGATATATTTCTACATGCTGTAAGAATTAGAAACGAAAACGATTCTCATGAGATGTGGTTTGAACGACTGACTTTCCTGAATGCCATCATCGACCCATGGCTGTACATTGTTCTCCGTAAGGAGTCAATCAGAAAACTAGTCGCATTTTTCAGAACCTTTCGAAGACGAAAACCACCCGAGAATGTATCGTTGCTTCTGTGA